CTTGGTTGGAGGCAACCACTATGCCAGGGCATCGGACAttctaaaaatgtaacaaaaatagcGAGGTCTTTTTCAgggaaaaaaaatgtatgtttaaacattgtaaAGTCCAATTTCAATATTTACGCCATAACTGCGAATATACAACAGAGTAGCAACTGATGCAATACTTATTTACCCATCGATAGCAATTGACAATTTTCGCATTAGGGTCTGAAAAAGAGTAATGGGTCTATACCCGAAACCCAACTAatagtttattgtttgtattattagttgtattattttttttaaaaagagcTTTGAGGTTAAAGTATTGCACTAGTTTTAGAACTCACACTGCGATGTGTGGAAGTTTACTTCGCAAAACTTTGTGATAactaattactttttaattggGTTGTTTTATATGCTTCGATTGAAAAGATTATGGTCAGTTGGAAATATTGCAAGgattgcaataaattattttggtttaaGGTTTATTTTGGACTCGGATAAAAGAAAGGAGttaattaattttgattaatcgTGCAGTTCTGAAcatcgaattttaaatttatactaatatgtaataaatttgatttatgCAAGAGACGTGTGGaaacttacaaaaaacaactgttcaaAAAAAGGATCATccataaatattatatatattattcaaCAAATACCAACATCCGTTTGTAGAAGATCAACAAGAGGTGGAATACCACCACAATCAGATATCCTTGCAGCGATGTTATCTAACTGCGCAAGATCACAGAGTACAACGGAAGAACGAGATTGCAATTCGTATCTTTGATTAATTAATTCTTCCCCTTTTATTGCGGTATGACTAGTTGACTTGGGAGTTTTCAACAGTGAAACAAGTACTGCATTATAGATGTTtaagatattaaaaaaacacatcattcattcattcattacaaaCCAGGAATTGctttattattacaaatttCTTCTTGTACCACTTTATGTTCGCTCATTAAGCAGATTACTGAACATGCAAGGGATTGCAGTGATGATGATCCACCTTTAATATTGTATGACCtacattatataaaaacaaatcccttctttaaaactaataatcAAAACAGACCATGTAGAGAGGATATTGGTATTTTTGTTGGGCTTGATAATACAGCAACCAGTGGAGGTATTACGCCAGCCAATTGAAGTTCCTTCCAGTACAGTGGACATTGGTGAAGAATAATTTCCATGCATCGAAGAGCAGCATTTTGTTCAATAATGGAAGATTTTAACATGTCTAGTTATACAAGgcagaataaaaacaatttaaaaatttgttaaccTAATTGCAACTCACCAATCATAACATCCcagactttaaaaatattttctgtgtTGTTTTCTAACATTGAGCCATCCTGGGTTAGCTCAATACAGTAAAGAAGGACATCACTATGAAAGTTAAGGATAACTCTTTGAATAAGTCCATTTCCTGAAATATCGCTAGCCATCAATGAAGCAccaagtttaattaaaaacttcaGTGCATTTAGTGAACCATATGATGCAGCAACAAGAAGTGGTGTAGAATTATCTCTGTCAAGAATTGAGTTGGTGATTAATGacaatatgaaatatattaacCATTGCGACAACTTTTGTTACAGagataaaaataaaggaaatgttttaataaagaatTGTTGTTGGGTCTATAACTAAAATATGCAAATTAATATGTGAATGAAATGAGATAAGTTTGtgtgaatgaaataaaatataactggtAGAGTGAAACTGTTCAGGTTAATTGTCAAATGTAACATAGTGACCAAATACCTTTTTCCCTTTCAAAACCTGTAAAGTAAACAATACAGTAgatcttgtttaaaacaacattgatttttttgtacatGAAACATACCCTCCTGTTGCTGGTTGCTCAAGCAAACTTGGATATCTTCTTAATATACATCGTAAGATTGCTGTTTGATCAAATGCTGCTGCGTGATGAACTGCCGACCAACCTTTACTGTCGGTTAACATTGGGTTGGCACGACTATCAAGGAGAGCATTGACACAAGTAAGTGATCCACATCTTGCACTTATGTGCAATGCAGTCACTcctacagtttaaaacaaacaaaaaaacaatttttgtattaaaaaaataataactccattagtttaataatgacccaatttaaaacaatgNNNNNNNNNNNNNNNNNNNNNNNNNNNNNNNNNNNNNNNNNNNNNNNNNNNNNNNNNNNNNNNNNNNNNNNNNTTATGTTTTAGAGTTTTTAAGATCACCAATGCAGTTTAtacttaaaggggcataccaaccaaaaatgaaaatttgtatatggatagatatgctcaaatgtaacctTAAAGTACCGTCAAAGTTTCCCAAACGATACggcttctaaaaaaatcatgtgaaaacaaaatgctggagtaaaaaaaattcggCTGTTTTatcattagaaaaaaaaatcattaaaaaatactcaagaaaaatcaaatttgatttctaatttggtataatgaatgctttttcttcaaaactatataaaaagatgataaaatatagactttatcatgttttaattttttattgagcCTTGATACATACTAGATTATTCTGACTCAGCATATTTTCAAACCTGATGTTAAACACGAAAAATagacttataaaaaaaatggaacagTACTAGTGAGACATATcgaacattttaatataaaaaagtccGAAAAATTAACTAACAAGGAAAaaagtgctgagtcagcatattatgtagccatgttcaatcgaaaattaaaacataataaattctatgttttacaatttttttctatagttTTGAACAAGAAGCATTTTTCAtaccaaatcagaaaaaaaatttgaattttctttagtgttttagaaactagaaacgatcaaagttgagtgattatttttttaaggggaaatcccatgcattgcgccacagtctatttttttactccagcggccGAATTTGGggttttaaaactctttttttttaaaagctgttttgtaatttaaaactttgatagtggctttaggtcacatttgagcatgtctatcaatacacaaattttgattttttattggtaTGTCACTTTAACATTAAGTGTGCATTAAACCGTTATTATCTTGTTTACTTGGGCTATcattttctgataaaaaaactaaaatagtGCATGTGGCATATGAGAttttaaaggggcataccgacgaaaaatcaaaacttgtgtatttataaacatatggTCTAAAAAAAGTTACTGCTTTGACCATTTCTACTTTCTAAACTACTGAAATTTTAAGCATTtccattgaaaaaaaacttttaggATGAGCTGAGCTTGAAACTATTCAAATTCGACAAATGGAACAACTACAGTCCAAAATTGAATTAAGTCCCAATAtttaatgatgtcatttaaTCAGTCACTGTGGTTAAACAAATGAGTTTCCGCAAGTCGAGGGTCATTTCTATAGGTAGTGTGCTATCTTAGCTTTTCCTGTGAGCAATCGACGCGGAAGAGTGATGATAAAAAGCTGTGCACCGCTATTGGACTTATGTCATCAAAggttaaacttgatttttacaCTTACATGTGGtacaaaattacaaagttgGCAGAGTAAAAGTAGATATCTCGTCATAAAAAGGTTTGAATTTAATTGACATTTGGTTTTATGATTTTGTACCTGTAGCCAGACATGTAAAATCGTAATGGTTAATAAGCAAATCGTGATTTCACTGAGCTATGTTTCTGTGAGTGCAGCAAATAATAATGGTCAGACCTGGAgcaatgatgacatcatcaagaAAAAAGACGCATGAGAACACGTTTGGTTTTAGTTGGAAGGGGCCACTAATCAAAATTCACAGAACAAACGTTATAGGCTTATGATATTAAATTGCAAATCGTTATCAGCAATCATTCAAGATTAATTTCACGAAGTAAAGAAAAATGTATCCCACTAAAACAAGATCATGAGTCAAATTTATGTTAATAACATTGAACACTGTCACATTTACCTGATCTTTCAGTCAATAGCAGCTTAGTTTTATCTTCTGGTTCTAATACACATAAAAGTAATACACAAGTTTATGGTAACTACTTATTAGTTACTAACGAGTTGTTTGTTGATTGACTTCGGTTCTTCTTGTGTTCAGATTTGGTTTTTGGTTAAGCAGAACACTTAAGATTGAAGATTTGTTATGAGCGCAACAATAATGCAATAGAGTCATACCCTGAAACACACCATGATGGAGTTATCTGCATAGAAGTAAccatttaaaactaacttgACTACCTGAACATCTGGTGCAAAAAGACATGTGCTTGCAACTTTTTTCATCAATGTAACAAAGGCAGCAACCAAACCCCTACAAGCACACAATCGCATTTTTGCCTCAATGCTctgtaaaaaattgaaatgaaTCAAATATTCTTGATCTAGAAGGTAATTATTAATAGGTACATactaataacattttattctgtGCACAGCTGggatagaaaaaaaaactttttaaactttcttacttttaaatttggtaaTTTGATTGCATGTACACTAAATGTATTGAGTGTTGATTATACCCATCATACAAATATTCATACCTACCTTGTGAGCAAGTGCCTTTCTAAAtccaaaaacttgttttagcAATTCTGCAAGCTGTATATCATTCATGATCAATTTTTTAGAACATAAACTGCTAAGCTGCTGATATCTGGCATGGAGCCATTGTGGTATTGGAGGGCTTGTGGGGTAATAGGTTGTCAGCGGAATGTTTATTACATAATGCTTTGTATTCTCTGAATGAAAAAAGTTGTgaatcatatttatttttgttaaatatgatAAATTTAGATTGTTTCATTAAAGAAAATCATACCGAATAGCGTAACCGGTACATCATATTCAAGTTTcaattggttgtttaaaatagtttgtaaATGTTCAACAGATTCTTTATGAGTGATGTTGCACCATTGTTCATCTTTTATTTCCTGTAGGAgatttaaactgtatttaaatactGTATTTATAGCTCAAAATTGTGGTGTGAATATCCTGTGAAAAGACCACTGCAAAAATCTAGAAATGCAAACATCAACTAAATGTTTTTAGGTAGCCTTTGTTTAGGGTCTTAATTTATTAAGTTCTCGAAGAATGTTACTGAGTTATGAActgagttttatttttctattgcTATAGATATTTAAGTTTGGGGGAAATGCATGACAATGAAATAAAAGGCACTAAACTTTATATTCAACACTTTGGTGGTGTTTTAAAGCACAATAGTAGTtggatttttacaaaataaagaatatttaaaatgtttattttgcatATGTTTAATACAATGTGCTATATTGGATTGGGTGGTGCAACGCCACAATATAAATTCAggaaacttaaaatataccaCTACGGTAGCCagtcattgtttaattattgtaaaaccaccaaaacatattttactttaacagCTGCAGTATCACTATCAAATTGTAATTCTCCATGCATATGcgttaataattttgaatttcCATCTTTATCAACTGTGAAGGTACGGCATGGATTACTTTTATTCAAGTTAAAAGCAAATGGAGGAAATTCAGATTCAGTTCGTAAATCATCACCTGTAGTTGAAAAGCAATAAGGAACATGTCAGGCAATGAGCTTTTGAAGAAacatttatgaataaatgcatGTATGCAACTTTTCACCCTTTCGTGGCAGAGCAAAAACAGTCCTTATAAAACAGGCGTTCTGTTACACcttgtacccgcttacgagttatcatgtatgtaactttgtaagtgactactatattttttgttttcattattgACTGACAGTTTAAACACTACTGGGTTGAACTCTATTGAAGCAAACTCAAAACAACCAGACAAGTTCATACTTACATTGAAGAGGATGAAGTAGTGAATCAGTTTTTGGTACCTTCATAAGTCTTTTGCGTAATGCAACTAACACAATAGAAGTTGCAGCAATAAATTTCAACAAAGCAATATTTCGTCTCGTAGAAGGATCAGCAAGCAATCCTTTCTCTATTACTTTTATCTGCAACAATATATTGATCCAGCATAAATCATCCAatcaatattaaattttaaaaaaaggtattttatgGTGTGTCACTTTCATCGAACAGTAGCCTTAAGCATGTTAGATCATAAAGAACGCCAAATAAAAGAGTAAAATCAAATTCAAGCACATATTTATTTCCTATTACAAttactatgttttattttctagatATCCCaggaagaaacaaaaataaaattacacaaaTAATATAGAATTATATGATTTTTCAAGATCTATGTTTGGTTATAACTTTGGTTTACATGATGTCTTAATCTTCGCCTCAGTCGCTGCGTGTCTGCTGGAGGAATGTGATCATCATCATAAAGAGAAACAGCGGTTGAAATGTCGTAGTCAATATTGCAAACCACAACATTTTCACTTGAACAACATCTTGCACTTGACATATGCATTGACATCACACAACGAACAAATTctaacaaacatataaattaaaacttacttaaGTTAATAGAACATCATCAAATATATTGCTAACCTAGAGCAGTTCACTTACTAGTATACACAGTTTAGTGGCTGatgcgttttttttaatatgtacaaaataaattaatcagGGTGGATAAggcaattactgttaaagtCTTTTCCAATAACAAACATACTCATAATAATAGCAGAACTATAGACCATTTATTAGACTTGTAAGTGTACTATTTACCAGTGCTTTTGGGTAGGGGTAGATGTGTAGACTATTGGCACATCCAGCACATTTTTAAGGGAGATGTAGTACTTAGAAATACTATGTATCAAACATTTCTTTGGTCGTTTACACAAGTATTAATTATCCTTGTTACAAacctaaatatttatttacaaacatgTTCTCATTGGTAGCAGTTGCATCATTGGGatcaatattgtttaattcctgataaatattttgataacaTGGATTTTCGTTCATATCTTCTTGCCCTGTTGTTTAGAAATTGTCACAGTAATTCAATAgataatcaaaataaatacaaaacagacATACCAGCATTTGAAAATTCGGTGTATGGGTTTTTTTCCTTATTCATTTCACCAGTAGCAGAATTAATATCTAGTAAAGTTCTCCATTTTTCAGATAACTTCAACCTCTTGCTTTTAGGAACAGTAACTCCATGCCATAATGACTTCATTGCATAATCAACATCAAGAAGTATTTGtcctataaaacattttaatgttattgtCATTACTCTCATGTAAGTTGTATGTAAAATGGCATAGATTCCATATATGTTTGGTGAAAAGATTGTAGTTAATAAGTAATAGATGTTTCACATGAGTTACCAACTTACCAACCCTGGTATCTTTATATGCCATTGGCATTTGGCATGATGAGCTAAAGTCAAAACTTGGTTCTAAGGATAAACATGGCATTTGGCTCATGGCAAATATACCAGTAGTGAGTTCACGAACAATCTGCAAATAGAATCAGCTAAAGATGTACCAAGAGTCTTCTCTTTTGACGCTTGGCACTCAGGTAAAAATTGGGGTAAACtgggttttataaaaaaggtttatgTTAAGGCTCGGCTTGTATACAGATAGAGTGATAGGTGCTGAAATGTGatctaaaaattaaaccacCAAAGTTTTTATGTCATTGTCGGTATTACACTGtattttcccttttttacATACTTTATGGAATGTAAGGAGTTTTTCACTGAAATGTGTAATAGTTTTGATAAATTTGGGTATAACCTGTATGCTAAAGCTTGTCAggcgttttaaataatattgtttgtattcattaaacagtttttagcCCTTAGTAGTAAAactttttggttaaaaaacttGGGTTCTCGCCATTCCAATTAATTTACAGTCGATCGTCCCGGGCCCATGTGAATCTTAATTCTTAAAGAAGCTGTGGGATAAAAACACACAGAAAGCAAATGTTAAGTGTAGTTAGTGTGTTTGACTTTAAACAGCGGTTAGACGAAACCAAGAAGATTGCAAAAGAGGAATTAATGAAAACTAAGGACAGaaacaaaagatattttaataaaaatgaaaaagtctATAAGTAAAAAGTATCAACAGGGGGAAGACGCTTGTTTATCTGCCTACAGACAGGAACAAATTACAAATGAAGTGCGATAATGTTGATGTCGACTTTATGAGCCGCATAATTGGAAGTGTTGTGTATTACAGTCTATATTCCAACGTGTGTTTTATTTCGGTCTGGTTGtgatcttttttaatttaatgtgtttggtaacaacttttttttttttaattgtatggAATTTGGTTTGGAAAGGAGTGATGTCACAAATTGTTGTTACCGGTCATCCTTACGTCACCTCAGGTGTGACATAACATCATTTATTGTGTCTTATAGCATTGTTTGTCAATGCCAGAAAACAAAGTGGTTAAATTTTAGGGTTAATGAGGTAGCTCTTCAGTTGATTAATAGTTTTTTGAAGCATAGCAGGGAAATCTTAATCATAGGCGGCATGATTGGGGGACTCGTAAACCTTATACATGAGACTATTAGTTCGAGTCCACCATAAACAAGTACATAATAGGTATTTTTGAGTTAAATGAATCGCAAACAATGACAAGAAAATCCCAGGTATATAACAGTTgtctaatataatatatatatataacaatatttacttGATGAAGTTCTCGGTATTCCAAGTCTTCAACATCTTTTGGTTTTGGAAAAAGCAGAGTAAGATGCTCAGTATGACTTAAATTcatatttgaaattaaaccAAATGGCAATCCAGCCTGGccactaaaaaatataattatcaatttataattaaaggttatactatatttaaaataaaaaatatcgaTACTGCTATTAAGTATTATTTTTCGCTGTATTTGCGGAGTTACTATAAAAATAAGAGTGATTTCGATTTGGTATGCATACTGAATTGTTTTTTCTCAcatctttttaataattttaacaaagtattaaaaaactGATTTTCATAAATATTCTCAAGAAAACATACCGAAAGTCAGATGATAATAACCAGCTTGCTCTGCTCTCGGCTATCAATTCTCTCagttcatttttattaaaattatcaaaGTACGACAATCCATCTGTATGAGCACTTCCGGCAGATCTCTGTTGTTGGGTTAATATTTGGAGGACAATATGCCAACACACCATGGACCAATAGTTAATTTCCACAAACAACatactgtatatacatataacatgGAGAGTATCTTTACAATGTACAAAATGATTCAAAATGAAGTTAAGGCACATTGTAAAATACGGGATCTGCTTATTGAACTGTGATTGTAGTCATTACTaatgcttttttaattaaaaaatagcttttGTTGGTAAAAACTAGTTTGGCTTGGCCTATTTTTTAGTCTTATCTTTCATTTTaaccaataatttttttttcggaagaccacaaaataataaattaaacaaaaaaagttctgTGATTGACTTTGCAAACCTTTGtgagtaaatgttttttgtatgaaaGCCCAagtattagtgaccactgggttattTATATAACTAACATATTTTGTAGGGGGCAATGACTATATGGCTATGGATTTGCACCACTACTTTACATTCAAACTGCTTATACTGTACTCATTAACGAACAGTTACATTTTAGTTCAGCTTTAAAATTATACCAATTGTGAAGTTGAATGTGTTGAAACATTTGATCTTGATGTCAGCAATCCAGCTGTTGCAGGTCGTGGTGTTGATTGTAGTCtgcataataataaatttaaataaaacttaaatttcagaaaaatatagaattatCTCTTGGTACCCCCACCAGCGTTGTAAAGAGAAATGTAAAAAGACTATGAATCTGAAAATGTTACATGCGAACTAAGATTTACATGGCTGATCTGTACagaaaggaaaataaaacaataaaattaaaaggttttaaaattcagtACTGTATAGAATggtttaagaaaaaaagtgtttaaaacttttagcttaatttttataattcaactGATAAAAGGGTAAAGTAAAATTATGCCCTAACTATAATTGATAACCACTTACCCAGGTTCAGCAGGGGCAGATGAAAGATTCAAACAAACATTGGGATTCGATTCTATATTTTGTTCATGAACAGCACTTTGTGGCCTCATGCCTATTATCAGGGTGCTATAAACTGTAGCCTATTAAACAATATTGCAGAAACTGTAATGTTGCTATttatgtaaagaaaaaaaatatttatagttaaatatattttatgaaattacTAGTGCAGCAGCACATGTAAACCCGTGTGCGGTTAATAAGTAGGTTGTCATACAGAATAGCAGTCCTCCTACTTGTACTCTTGCCATCAAAATTAATCAAATAAGGTTCGCagtttgtttcattgtttatttaattcaacTAGATTCTTCTATGGATTAATTAAACTAAgaaatttatgtatattattttcctttttctttcTCAAAGAGAGAGAATGCTATTGTACAATTCATCCCATGGAACAATATCGCCCTGATACCGATTGTACTTTTTTTGCTCCTGGTCCCTTTTTCAtttgcaattatttttaaatgactaCTACTGATTTACAATTTTCCTTTTTCTAAGTGTCAATGGCTACTAGTTTGTAACTAACATTTTGCTTTGAACTGAAAACTGATGTATAGAAAGTACTCACTATGGTTGGGCAGATTCAAGTTGCTGCTTGACGGCCAACATTTTGGCTCTAAACCAACGTGGGGTGGTAAGTAACGGGATACTTTAGTTGTGCGTCaacaaattattgttaagCAAAATTTACGTCTGGTATTTTTGcacttttaatgttttaacctCAAATCAAGACAAAGAATTGTACGAATTTGCTTGCATCAGTGTGGGGTTTGTTATTCAACTTGTCTACGTTGTTTTCGT
This window of the Ciona intestinalis unplaced genomic scaffold, KH HT001160.1, whole genome shotgun sequence genome carries:
- the LOC100181258 gene encoding ankyrin and armadillo repeat-containing protein isoform X3, encoding MRPQSAVHEQNIESNPNVCLNLSSAPAEPGLQSTPRPATAGLLTSRSNVSTHSTSQLRSAGSAHTDGLSYFDNFNKNELRELIAESRASWLLSSDFRGQAGLPFGLISNMNLSHTEHLTLLFPKPKDVEDLEYRELHQIVRELTTGIFAMSQMPCLSLEPSFDFSSSCQMPMAYKDTRVGQILLDVDYAMKSLWHGVTVPKSKRLKLSEKWRTLLDINSATGEMNKEKNPYTEFSNAEFVRCVMSMHMSSARCCSSENVVVCNIDYDISTAVSLYDDDHIPPADTQRLRRRLRHHIKVIEKGLLADPSTRRNIALLKFIAATSIVLVALRKRLMKVPKTDSLLHPLQCDDLRTESEFPPFAFNLNKSNPCRTFTVDKDGNSKLLTHMHGELQFDSDTAAVKEIKDEQWCNITHKESVEHLQTILNNQLKLEYDVPVTLFENTKHYVINIPLTTYYPTSPPIPQWLHARYQQLSSLCSKKLIMNDIQLAELLKQVFGFRKALAHKSIEAKMRLCACRGLVAAFVTLMKKVASTCLFAPDVQGMTLLHYCCAHNKSSILSVLLNQKPNLNTRRTEVNQQTTQPEDKTKLLLTERSGVTALHISARCGSLTCVNALLDSRANPMLTDSKGWSAVHHAAAFDQTAILRCILRRYPSLLEQPATGGDNSTPLLVAASYGSLNALKFLIKLGASLMASDISGNGLIQRVILNFHSDVLLYCIELTQDGSMLENNTENIFKVWDVMIDMLKSSIIEQNAALRCMEIILHQCPLYWKELQLAGVIPPLVAVLSSPTKIPISSLHGGSSSLQSLACSVICLMSEHKVVQEEICNNKAIPVLVSLLKTPKSTSHTAIKGEELINQRYELQSRSSVVLCDLAQLDNIAARISDCGGIPPLVDLLQTDVVDVVVNSILAIAALCRGDISECGEIQNQIVKYGAALLLVGFLTVRNDALQISASDAIAALCKGNNNIQNKFVELGVLPCLVTIVKGHCIPAQMKSALAIDCITHENPHAQYTANLEKAPHALCRLFHIWSDSVKECGANALWSLAGCHLQNQKEISLLIGTKQLIEMLISKSETLQYLGCLGVGAISKKSKSGQIMLANDGTIPPLVRLLRRDCTSRKVVMAAMMAINNLCVGIACLNNTRLQELLAEENLIDLLIDKIWQTSQDETIQVDLLFCLASVVTGCTNNEVILNKNGGFGFEILLELLHSPHLEVQHKVMSALATFSFNRIYQQQKILKCGGIPFYIFNALLESHNIAIKSAAAFQLVILARVVTMTTVVDASAKGIIELVKLLDSDDDNVTILAAEYIASLAHTRAGVPDAIVQLGTVPKLVKKLKSANQQLRQAASQALGYLSFNRTASRELMAACRGTDGVYDSLINNIGPDGVVADEFVAEFKCQSAIGLPILKAHKHPA
- the LOC100181258 gene encoding ankyrin and armadillo repeat-containing protein isoform X1; this translates as MRPQSAVHEQNIESNPNVCLNLSSAPAEPGLQSTPRPATAGLLTSRSNVSTHSTSQLRSAGSAHTDGLSYFDNFNKNELRELIAESRASWLLSSDFRGQAGLPFGLISNMNLSHTEHLTLLFPKPKDVEDLEYRELHQIVRELTTGIFAMSQMPCLSLEPSFDFSSSCQMPMAYKDTRVGQILLDVDYAMKSLWHGVTVPKSKRLKLSEKWRTLLDINSATGEMNKEKNPYTEFSNAGQEDMNENPCYQNIYQELNNIDPNDATATNENMFVNKYLEFVRCVMSMHMSSARCCSSENVVVCNIDYDISTAVSLYDDDHIPPADTQRLRRRLRHHIKVIEKGLLADPSTRRNIALLKFIAATSIVLVALRKRLMKVPKTDSLLHPLQCDDLRTESEFPPFAFNLNKSNPCRTFTVDKDGNSKLLTHMHGELQFDSDTAAVKEIKDEQWCNITHKESVEHLQTILNNQLKLEYDVPVTLFENTKHYVINIPLTTYYPTSPPIPQWLHARYQQLSSLCSKKLIMNDIQLAELLKQVFGFRKALAHKSIEAKMRLCACRGLVAAFVTLMKKVASTCLFAPDVQGMTLLHYCCAHNKSSILSVLLNQKPNLNTRRTEVNQQTTQPEDKTKLLLTERSGVTALHISARCGSLTCVNALLDSRANPMLTDSKGWSAVHHAAAFDQTAILRCILRRYPSLLEQPATGGDNSTPLLVAASYGSLNALKFLIKLGASLMASDISGNGLIQRVILNFHSDVLLYCIELTQDGSMLENNTENIFKVWDVMIDMLKSSIIEQNAALRCMEIILHQCPLYWKELQLAGVIPPLVAVLSSPTKIPISSLHGGSSSLQSLACSVICLMSEHKVVQEEICNNKAIPVLVSLLKTPKSTSHTAIKGEELINQRYELQSRSSVVLCDLAQLDNIAARISDCGGIPPLVDLLQTDVVDVVVNSILAIAALCRGDISECGEIQNQIVKYGAALLLVGFLTVRNDALQISASDAIAALCKGNNNIQNKFVELGVLPCLVTIVKGHCIPAQMKSALAIDCITHENPHAQYTANLEKAPHALCRLFHIWSDSVKECGANALWSLAGCHLQNQKEISLLIGTKQLIEMLISKSETLQYLGCLGVGAISKKSKSGQIMLANDGTIPPLVRLLRRDCTSRKVVMAAMMAINNLCVGIACLNNTRLQELLAEENLIDLLIDKIWQTSQDETIQVDLLFCLASVVTGCTNNEVILNKNGGFGFEILLELLHSPHLEVQHKVMSALATFSFNRIYQQQKILKCGGIPFYIFNALLESHNIAIKSAAAFQLVILARVVTMTTVVDASAKGIIELVKLLDSDDDNVTILAAEYIASLAHTRAGVPDAIVQLGTVPKLVKKLKSANQQLRQAASQALGYLSFNRTASRELMAACRGTDGVYDSLINNIGPDGVVADEFVAEFKCQSAIGLPILKAHKHPA
- the LOC100181258 gene encoding ankyrin and armadillo repeat-containing protein isoform X2, whose protein sequence is MRPQSAVHEQNIESNPNVCLNLSSAPAEPGLQSTPRPATAGLLTSRSNVSTHSTSQLRSAGSAHTDGLSYFDNFNKNELRELIAESRASWLLSSDFRGQAGLPFGLISNMNLSHTEHLTLLFPKPKDVEDLEYRELHQIVRELTTGIFAMSQMPCLSLEPSFDFSSSCQMPMAYKDTRVGQILLDVDYAMKSLWHGVTVPKSKRLKLSEKWRTLLDINSATGEMNKEKNPYTEFSNAGQEDMNENPCYQNIYQELNNIDPNDATATNENMFVNKYLEFVRCVMSMHMSSARCCSSENVVVCNIDYDISTAVSLYDDDHIPPADTQRLRRRLRHHIKVIEKGLLADPSTRRNIALLKFIAATSIVLVALRKRLMKVPKTDSLLHPLQCDDLRTESEFPPFAFNLNKSNPCRTFTVDKDGNSKLLTHMHGELQFDSDTAAVKEIKDEQWCNITHKESVEHLQTILNNQLKLEYDVPVTLFENTKHYVINIPLTTYYPTSPPIPQWLHARYQQLSSLCSKKLIMNDIQLAELLKQVFGFRKALAHKSIEAKMRLCACRGLVAAFVTLMKKVASTCLFAPDVQGMTLLHYCCAHNKSSILSVLLNQKPNLNTRRTEVNQQTTRVTALHISARCGSLTCVNALLDSRANPMLTDSKGWSAVHHAAAFDQTAILRCILRRYPSLLEQPATGGDNSTPLLVAASYGSLNALKFLIKLGASLMASDISGNGLIQRVILNFHSDVLLYCIELTQDGSMLENNTENIFKVWDVMIDMLKSSIIEQNAALRCMEIILHQCPLYWKELQLAGVIPPLVAVLSSPTKIPISSLHGGSSSLQSLACSVICLMSEHKVVQEEICNNKAIPVLVSLLKTPKSTSHTAIKGEELINQRYELQSRSSVVLCDLAQLDNIAARISDCGGIPPLVDLLQTDVVDVVVNSILAIAALCRGDISECGEIQNQIVKYGAALLLVGFLTVRNDALQISASDAIAALCKGNNNIQNKFVELGVLPCLVTIVKGHCIPAQMKSALAIDCITHENPHAQYTANLEKAPHALCRLFHIWSDSVKECGANALWSLAGCHLQNQKEISLLIGTKQLIEMLISKSETLQYLGCLGVGAISKKSKSGQIMLANDGTIPPLVRLLRRDCTSRKVVMAAMMAINNLCVGIACLNNTRLQELLAEENLIDLLIDKIWQTSQDETIQVDLLFCLASVVTGCTNNEVILNKNGGFGFEILLELLHSPHLEVQHKVMSALATFSFNRIYQQQKILKCGGIPFYIFNALLESHNIAIKSAAAFQLVILARVVTMTTVVDASAKGIIELVKLLDSDDDNVTILAAEYIASLAHTRAGVPDAIVQLGTVPKLVKKLKSANQQLRQAASQALGYLSFNRTASRELMAACRGTDGVYDSLINNIGPDGVVADEFVAEFKCQSAIGLPILKAHKHPA